One Micromonospora craniellae genomic region harbors:
- a CDS encoding Rossmann-fold NAD(P)-binding domain-containing protein, whose amino-acid sequence MTAPTIENPPHGPSWHVLYGPLTPNDLRSALEQIAAGWDLRLTHFHPDMAVIAGRHGDINVRWRVHLPPAPDAQTHNLEPETHLEILIDATAADPAEAALLHDLKLRLRRHSTGELDRIRAHLPLVSRYATCNLGVESWAMIFRDHYVENTLGFILGIHHAGIPARWIYALNKGDRTHRRDRIHATLLAHGIASGALDNTAVNASADHEKELAAARASLDTFIDDAHNEGRRVLVIDDGGLIAQGYGGDNTLRRVDAVIELTVSGLKRIASAGPLTIPVLNLARSGLKTRLGYPEIADSCARRLRALLAAHKLSGRTVLMVGFGELGSRLAASLRSQGAQVHVTDTDPLALITAAEGAYPTHRCVADALRAAPPFLVVGTTGDQAITANDLALMPDDVFFAPFATKDFSLLAAPHYARTATLVPGVGRRYRLDGARHVHRPRGRSLPQPVRGRRHSQPGL is encoded by the coding sequence ATGACTGCCCCGACCATCGAGAACCCTCCGCACGGTCCGAGCTGGCACGTGCTGTACGGGCCACTCACCCCAAACGATCTGCGTTCGGCGCTGGAGCAGATCGCCGCCGGGTGGGACCTACGCCTCACCCATTTCCATCCCGACATGGCCGTCATCGCCGGCCGACACGGCGACATCAACGTCCGCTGGCGCGTCCACCTCCCGCCCGCTCCGGATGCCCAGACCCACAACCTAGAGCCCGAAACGCACCTGGAGATCCTGATCGATGCCACCGCCGCCGACCCTGCGGAGGCGGCACTTCTCCACGACCTGAAATTGCGGCTGCGTCGCCACTCAACCGGAGAACTTGACCGCATCCGTGCCCATCTACCTCTCGTGAGCCGGTATGCGACCTGCAATCTCGGCGTCGAGAGCTGGGCCATGATCTTCCGCGACCACTACGTCGAGAACACCCTTGGGTTCATCCTCGGCATCCACCACGCCGGGATTCCCGCCCGCTGGATCTACGCCCTCAACAAGGGCGATCGCACCCACCGCCGCGACCGCATCCACGCAACGCTGCTCGCCCATGGCATTGCCAGCGGCGCTTTGGACAACACCGCAGTCAACGCATCCGCCGACCACGAGAAGGAACTAGCGGCTGCGCGAGCCAGTCTCGACACCTTCATCGACGACGCCCACAACGAGGGACGCCGCGTGCTCGTCATCGACGACGGCGGCCTTATCGCACAGGGCTACGGCGGCGACAACACCTTGCGGCGCGTCGACGCCGTCATCGAACTGACCGTGTCCGGGCTCAAGCGCATCGCCAGCGCGGGACCGCTGACGATCCCGGTTCTCAACCTCGCCCGGTCCGGACTCAAGACTCGGCTCGGCTACCCAGAGATCGCCGACTCCTGCGCCCGGCGTCTCCGCGCGCTCCTCGCCGCCCACAAACTCAGTGGACGAACTGTGCTCATGGTCGGGTTCGGCGAGCTTGGCTCCCGTCTCGCCGCCTCACTCCGATCTCAAGGCGCCCAGGTCCACGTGACCGACACCGACCCGCTCGCCCTCATCACCGCTGCCGAAGGCGCATATCCAACCCACCGCTGCGTAGCAGACGCGCTACGCGCCGCACCGCCGTTCCTGGTCGTCGGTACCACCGGCGACCAGGCCATCACCGCCAATGACCTGGCTCTCATGCCGGACGATGTCTTCTTTGCACCCTTCGCCACCAAGGATTTCAGCCTGCTCGCCGCACCCCACTACGCCCGAACCGCGACGCTCGTACCCGGGGTTGGTCGCCGCTACCGTCTCGACGGCGCACGGCACGTACACCGTCCTCGGGGACGGTCGCTCCCTCAACCTGTTCGAGGCCGACGCCATTCCCAACCAGGGCTATGA
- a CDS encoding phosphotransferase enzyme family protein, whose protein sequence is MTDLTMEPSATIGGVLARRYGLVPDSLVQIPIGQGTTNYRATCAGREVFVKNYPPGIDLAREADATELSALAGLHGIPVAGLLHNRDGEPVDTSTRHAISVWEWMPGAVVTADLTAAQAREAGAALGRIHATFAALPASAGPSAQEQRWRGVNVPDLAATIDRLTGMAEARIAAGIAEPFDVQAARTLAERRDSVKEIPQLMDGLPTLTTQVLHGDYSPVNVLFNADRLSAVIDFRPPDPFFIAYEVGRIAFYPNTVATTADWLATARTLIEAYVQANPTVADHDIRASAQVALLQLLKSLYGVKQHYLKPGLFQDALNEFWLQRHHAVRVLLDHQADTDAMLDDLITRR, encoded by the coding sequence ATGACCGACCTTACGATGGAGCCCTCGGCGACGATCGGCGGCGTCCTCGCGCGCCGCTACGGACTCGTGCCGGACTCCCTCGTGCAGATTCCCATCGGACAGGGCACGACCAACTACCGGGCGACATGCGCGGGCCGGGAGGTGTTCGTCAAGAACTACCCTCCCGGCATTGATCTGGCCCGAGAAGCAGACGCCACCGAGCTGTCGGCCCTCGCAGGTCTTCACGGCATACCGGTCGCCGGCCTCCTCCACAATCGCGACGGAGAGCCTGTCGACACCAGCACCCGGCACGCGATCTCTGTATGGGAATGGATGCCGGGTGCCGTTGTCACCGCTGATCTCACCGCAGCCCAGGCCCGAGAGGCAGGCGCGGCGCTCGGCCGTATCCACGCCACCTTCGCCGCACTGCCGGCCAGCGCCGGACCTTCAGCCCAGGAGCAGCGGTGGCGCGGCGTCAACGTACCGGATCTGGCCGCAACCATCGACCGGCTCACGGGGATGGCCGAGGCCCGCATCGCGGCAGGCATCGCGGAGCCGTTCGACGTGCAGGCCGCGCGAACGCTCGCCGAGCGGCGAGACTCAGTCAAGGAGATCCCCCAACTCATGGACGGCCTGCCAACGCTAACCACCCAGGTCCTGCACGGTGATTACAGCCCCGTGAACGTGCTCTTCAACGCCGACCGGTTGTCTGCCGTGATCGACTTCCGGCCACCGGATCCATTCTTCATCGCATACGAGGTAGGGCGAATAGCCTTCTACCCCAACACCGTCGCCACCACCGCCGACTGGCTCGCCACCGCACGCACGCTGATCGAAGCCTACGTGCAAGCCAACCCCACGGTCGCAGACCACGACATCCGCGCCAGCGCCCAGGTGGCACTACTCCAACTACTCAAGAGCCTGTACGGCGTCAAGCAGCACTACCTCAAACCCGGCCTGTTCCAGGACGCCCTCAATGAGTTCTGGCTCCAACGCCACCACGCGGTGCGCGTCCTGCTCGACCACCAGGCCGACACCGACGCCATGCTCGACGACCTCATCACCCGCCGCTGA
- a CDS encoding apurinic/apyrimidinic endonuclease family protein codes for MTRRTVAAVGLYSIGIRGIEMEDLFALSTAYQIPFLHLRGGQRGFDLARRDTTTLDRWACRAQSSPPITAVTADLDLADFNRPGTQAYRRANAELDRLADATALLGTHSVRLLARRVIEQREWAGIALPNLAQYGMTTLIELHDPAWFTGQPLASMAAYLDRVEGLALLIDTAQVHSAYLRAGSLNSLGDDLAALERHTRVVHISDNGYGLTGGGHRIVAQTFGRAGDDGHVEVAFEWTGADRSVQECMSRYRYAVRWWRSSLEAGP; via the coding sequence GTGACCAGACGGACCGTGGCTGCGGTGGGCCTCTACAGCATCGGCATCCGCGGCATCGAGATGGAGGACCTGTTCGCGCTCTCGACGGCGTACCAGATCCCCTTCCTGCACCTGCGCGGTGGCCAGCGCGGGTTCGACCTGGCCAGGCGTGACACCACCACGCTCGATCGGTGGGCCTGCCGTGCCCAGTCGAGCCCACCGATTACGGCGGTCACGGCTGATCTTGATTTAGCCGACTTCAACCGGCCGGGTACGCAGGCATACCGGCGGGCCAACGCCGAGCTTGACCGCCTAGCCGACGCCACCGCCTTGCTGGGGACGCACTCTGTCCGTCTGCTCGCCCGGCGTGTCATCGAGCAGCGAGAGTGGGCCGGCATCGCGCTGCCGAACCTCGCCCAGTATGGGATGACGACGCTGATCGAGCTACATGATCCGGCGTGGTTTACGGGACAGCCGCTCGCCTCGATGGCGGCATACCTCGACCGTGTCGAGGGGCTCGCGCTGTTGATCGACACAGCTCAGGTCCACAGCGCGTACCTGCGAGCCGGCAGCCTCAACAGCCTCGGCGATGACCTGGCCGCGCTCGAAAGACACACTCGAGTCGTCCATATCAGCGATAACGGCTACGGCCTGACCGGCGGCGGCCACCGCATCGTGGCGCAGACATTCGGCCGCGCAGGCGACGACGGCCACGTCGAGGTCGCATTCGAGTGGACCGGCGCCGACCGCAGCGTGCAGGAATGTATGTCCCGGTATCGCTACGCCGTGAGGTGGTGGCGCTCAAGCCTGGAGGCTGGCCCATGA